The following is a genomic window from Paenibacillus sp. FSL R5-0766.
AAGGTAAGGAAATCCTGAAAGGCATCAACCTGGAAATGAAAGGTGGAGAAATCCACGCAATCATGGGACCAAACGGAACAGGTAAATCCACTCTGGCTTCTGCACTGATGGGCCACCCTAAATATGAAGTAACAGACGGTACAATTACACTTGATGGTGAAGATGTATTGGACATGGCTGTAGATGAGCGCGCACGTGCAGGTCTTTTCCTGGCTATGCAATACCCAAGTGAAATTGCAGGTGTTACGAACTCCGACTTCTTGCGTAGTGCAATTAACGCACGTCGTGGCGAAGGTAACGAGATCTCCCTGATCAAGTTCATTCGTCAAATGGAAGGTAAAATGAAAGAACTCGACATGAACCCTGAGTTCGCTCACCGTTACCTGAATGAAGGTTTCTCCGGTGGTGAGAAAAAACGTAACGAGATTCTGCAAATGATGCTGCTTGATCCGAAAATCGTAGTACTTGATGAAATTGACTCTGGTCTGGACATCGATGCTTTGAAAATCGTGGCTGACGGTGTGAACGCTATGAAGAGCGATGATCGTGGCTTCCTGATCATCACTCACTACCAACGTCTGTTGAACTACATTACACCTGACTATGTTCACGTAATGATGCAAGGTCGTATCGTGAAATCCGGCGGACCTGAATTGGCTCACCGTCTGGAAGCGGAAGGGTATGACTGGGTAAAGGCAGAGCTGGGAATTACAGACGAAACTGTAGGCCAAGAAGCGTAAAGACAAAACGGAGGAGGATTAATTAATGACTACACAAACAATTCTTCCGGTTGAATCTGAAGCGCTTCGCGCCTTGTCGGAAAGCAACAATGAACCCGGCTGGTTGACCGAACAGCGGCTCGAAGCTTTAAAGCTTGCGAGCGGGCTTGCGCTTCCTAAACTGGAAAAACAAAAAATCGAACGCTGGAATGTCAGCGAGTACGGAACATATAAAACAAGTGAAGCCATTTCTTCTTTGACAGAAGTACCTGCTTCTATCAAAGATCTGGTTCAGGATCAAGCTGAAGGTAGTCTGGTTATCCAGCGCAATTCCGGTACGGTATACTCCAAGGTGTCTGCTGATCTGGCAGCAAAAGGAGTTATCTTCACGGATCTGGCTACAGCGGTTCGCGAACATGGCGATCTGGTAAAACAATATCTGAACACAGCAGTGAAAGCGGATGAGCATTCCCTCGCTGCATTGCATGCGGCACTTTGGAATGGCGGGGTCTTCCTGTATGTTCCGAAAAATGTCGAAATCGAAGTACCACTGCAAGCAGTGTTGCTTACGGACGACGCATCTGCAACGTTTGCACCTCACGTGCTTGTAGTTGCAGAAGCAAACAGTTCAGTAACTTATGTTGATAACTATGTATCTGGCGAATTGTCCGCACCTGTTTTCCATAATGGTGTTGTGGAAGTATTCGCAAAATCCGGTGCTAAAGTACGTTTCGCATCGGTTCATCAACTGAGTGTGAATGTAACTGATGTTTCATTCCGTCGTGCAGTGTTGGAGAATGATGCTTCCATCGAGTGGATTGTAGGGGAAATGAACAATGGCGACACAGCGAGCAACACGATGACCGTGCTGAAAGGCAATGGATCAAGTTCTGATTCCAAAGTCATCGCTGTAGGTTCCGGTTCGCAGAAAATCAACTACACCACAGAAGCTCGTCACTTCGGTAAGAATACGCCAAGCCAGATGATTACACGTGCAGTTATGCGTGAAGAAGCTTCTGCAATCATCAACGGCATCACGAAGATTGAGAAAGGCGCTACCAAAGCTGATGGACAGCAGACAGAGAAAGTGTTGATGCTGAGCCCTAAAGCACGTGGAGACGCCAACCCAATCCTTCTTATTGACGAGGATGATGTAACAGCAGGTCACGCGGCTTCTGTTGGTCAAGTCAATGCCGAGCAGATTCATTACTTGATGTCGCGCGGAATTAACCGTACGGACGCCGAACGCCTGATCATCTATGGCTTCCTGGCTCCGGTGGTGGCGGATATTCCTCTGGAAGCACTGCGCACCCAATTGCAGTCCCTGATTGAGAAGAAGCTGGGACAATGAACCCGTCCATTCGCGAGCAGTTCCCGATCCTCCACCAGGAAATTAACGGACACCCGCTCGTATATTTAGATAGTGCTGCAACTTCACAGAAGCCTCATGCTGTGATCGAAGCAGTCAAACATTATTATGAGTATGAGAACTCCAACGTACACCGCGGTGTTCATACCCTTGGAAGCCG
Proteins encoded in this region:
- the sufC gene encoding Fe-S cluster assembly ATPase SufC, with amino-acid sequence MATNFVIEGLKATIEGKEILKGINLEMKGGEIHAIMGPNGTGKSTLASALMGHPKYEVTDGTITLDGEDVLDMAVDERARAGLFLAMQYPSEIAGVTNSDFLRSAINARRGEGNEISLIKFIRQMEGKMKELDMNPEFAHRYLNEGFSGGEKKRNEILQMMLLDPKIVVLDEIDSGLDIDALKIVADGVNAMKSDDRGFLIITHYQRLLNYITPDYVHVMMQGRIVKSGGPELAHRLEAEGYDWVKAELGITDETVGQEA
- the sufD gene encoding Fe-S cluster assembly protein SufD, with the translated sequence MTTQTILPVESEALRALSESNNEPGWLTEQRLEALKLASGLALPKLEKQKIERWNVSEYGTYKTSEAISSLTEVPASIKDLVQDQAEGSLVIQRNSGTVYSKVSADLAAKGVIFTDLATAVREHGDLVKQYLNTAVKADEHSLAALHAALWNGGVFLYVPKNVEIEVPLQAVLLTDDASATFAPHVLVVAEANSSVTYVDNYVSGELSAPVFHNGVVEVFAKSGAKVRFASVHQLSVNVTDVSFRRAVLENDASIEWIVGEMNNGDTASNTMTVLKGNGSSSDSKVIAVGSGSQKINYTTEARHFGKNTPSQMITRAVMREEASAIINGITKIEKGATKADGQQTEKVLMLSPKARGDANPILLIDEDDVTAGHAASVGQVNAEQIHYLMSRGINRTDAERLIIYGFLAPVVADIPLEALRTQLQSLIEKKLGQ